Proteins encoded within one genomic window of Pieris brassicae chromosome 12, ilPieBrab1.1, whole genome shotgun sequence:
- the LOC123717211 gene encoding aldo-keto reductase AKR2E4-like isoform X1: MDVHWFYCVLVFHKLVSVWSRELLLYSLNDGNKIPAVALGTSLGHLADGTRVLPVNHSLAQAVQWALEDGYRHIDTASLYKVEDEVGLGIRNYVRDSHVDRRDIYVTTKLWNDAHERNEVRPALRKSLEELGLEYVDLYLMHYPMAYKVSHKDGNISRTDYVETWKGLENVKEANLTKSIGVSNFNLSQMQRLWERSRIKPAVLQIEVNPTITQNELVNWCNDHGVVVMAYSPFGAILGRKKDAPPPRADDPILMQVAEKYNKTVPQVLLRYLLERKLVAIPRSTNKDRIKQNIDLMDFSLTSEEVEELSSFNSNYRLRTPAKWYPHPHFPFEKKNLTSMEIKHIIANSKDD, encoded by the exons ATGGACGTACACTGGTTTTACTGTGTGCTTGTTTTTCACAAACTTGTTTCG GTATGGTCAAGAGAACTTTTGTTGTATTCTTTAAATGATGGCAATAAAATACCCGCTGTAGCATTGGGAACCAGCTTAGGACATTTGGCAGAC GGTACGAGAGTTCTTCCTGTGAATCACTCGTTGGCACAAGCCGTACAATGGGCTCTAGAGGATGGCTATAGACATATAGACACTGCGTCCCTGTACAAAGTTGAAGACGAGGTCGGCCTTGGCATACGAAATTATGTCAGAGATTCCCACGTCGATAGACGAGACATATACGTGACTACTAAA cTGTGGAATGATGCCCATGAGCGCAATGAGGTTAGACCCGCTTTAAGAAAATCTTTGGAAGAGTTGGGACTGGAATACGTGGACCTTTATTTAATGCATTATCCTATGGCTTATAAAGTGAGTCAT AAAGACGGTAATATTAGTCGAACAGACTATGTGGAGACGTGGAAGGGTTTAGAAAACGTGAAGGAAGCTAAtctaaccaaatctattggcGTGTCAAATTTCAACTTGTCACAAATGCAACGACTCTGGGAACGTAGTAGAATTAAGCCAGCCGTTTTACAAATCGAG GTAAACCCTACAATAACTCAAAATGAATTAGTCAATTGGTGCAATGATCATGGAGTCGTGGTGATGGCTTACAGCCCATTTGGCGCGATACTGGGGCGAAAGAAAGATGCCCCACCACCACGTGCGGATGATCCGATATTGATGCAAGTTGcagagaaatataataaaacagtcCCTCAAGTTTTACTAAGATATTTG ttgGAACGAAAGCTGGTGGCTATTCCACGTTCGACGAACAAAGACCGTATCAAGCAAAACATCGACCTAATGGATTTTTCACTCACTTCTGAAGAAGTTGAGGAGCTGTCAAGCTTTAACAGTAATTACAGACTCCGGACACCAGCTAAGTGGTATCCGCACCCACATTTTCCATTCGAGAAAAAGAACCTTACTTCAATGGAAATAAAGCACATAATCGCGAACAGTAAAGATGACTGA
- the LOC123717211 gene encoding aldo-keto reductase AKR2E4-like isoform X2 — protein sequence MDVHWFYCVLVFHKLVSVWSRELLLYSLNDGNKIPAVALGTSLGHLADGTRVLPVNHSLAQAVQWALEDGYRHIDTASLYKVEDEVGLGIRNYVRDSHVDRRDIYVTTKLWNDAHERNEVRPALRKSLEELGLEYVDLYLMHYPMAYKKDGNISRTDYVETWKGLENVKEANLTKSIGVSNFNLSQMQRLWERSRIKPAVLQIEVNPTITQNELVNWCNDHGVVVMAYSPFGAILGRKKDAPPPRADDPILMQVAEKYNKTVPQVLLRYLLERKLVAIPRSTNKDRIKQNIDLMDFSLTSEEVEELSSFNSNYRLRTPAKWYPHPHFPFEKKNLTSMEIKHIIANSKDD from the exons ATGGACGTACACTGGTTTTACTGTGTGCTTGTTTTTCACAAACTTGTTTCG GTATGGTCAAGAGAACTTTTGTTGTATTCTTTAAATGATGGCAATAAAATACCCGCTGTAGCATTGGGAACCAGCTTAGGACATTTGGCAGAC GGTACGAGAGTTCTTCCTGTGAATCACTCGTTGGCACAAGCCGTACAATGGGCTCTAGAGGATGGCTATAGACATATAGACACTGCGTCCCTGTACAAAGTTGAAGACGAGGTCGGCCTTGGCATACGAAATTATGTCAGAGATTCCCACGTCGATAGACGAGACATATACGTGACTACTAAA cTGTGGAATGATGCCCATGAGCGCAATGAGGTTAGACCCGCTTTAAGAAAATCTTTGGAAGAGTTGGGACTGGAATACGTGGACCTTTATTTAATGCATTATCCTATGGCTTATAAA AAAGACGGTAATATTAGTCGAACAGACTATGTGGAGACGTGGAAGGGTTTAGAAAACGTGAAGGAAGCTAAtctaaccaaatctattggcGTGTCAAATTTCAACTTGTCACAAATGCAACGACTCTGGGAACGTAGTAGAATTAAGCCAGCCGTTTTACAAATCGAG GTAAACCCTACAATAACTCAAAATGAATTAGTCAATTGGTGCAATGATCATGGAGTCGTGGTGATGGCTTACAGCCCATTTGGCGCGATACTGGGGCGAAAGAAAGATGCCCCACCACCACGTGCGGATGATCCGATATTGATGCAAGTTGcagagaaatataataaaacagtcCCTCAAGTTTTACTAAGATATTTG ttgGAACGAAAGCTGGTGGCTATTCCACGTTCGACGAACAAAGACCGTATCAAGCAAAACATCGACCTAATGGATTTTTCACTCACTTCTGAAGAAGTTGAGGAGCTGTCAAGCTTTAACAGTAATTACAGACTCCGGACACCAGCTAAGTGGTATCCGCACCCACATTTTCCATTCGAGAAAAAGAACCTTACTTCAATGGAAATAAAGCACATAATCGCGAACAGTAAAGATGACTGA